In the genome of Panthera uncia isolate 11264 chromosome B3 unlocalized genomic scaffold, Puncia_PCG_1.0 HiC_scaffold_1, whole genome shotgun sequence, one region contains:
- the SERPINA5 gene encoding plasma serine protease inhibitor isoform X2 has protein sequence MGQGRGSATMPLCLLFCLMFLSPPGATLHRHGSRETKKRVKEEPVVSTVAPMSGDFAFDLYRALATAAPDQNIFFSPLSISVSLAMLSLGARSNTKAQILEGLGLGPQMGSEQGLHNSFRQLLGELARPRNGLQLNLGNALFISPTVPVQDAFLSAARTLYLADTFPAHFGDPAGAQKQINDYVAKQTEGKIVDLVKDLDSTEVMVMVNYIFFKAKWETSFDHKNTHKQDFHVTSETVVQVPMMKHKDLYYYFLDRSLSCRVVGVPYQGDATALFVLPSQGRMGRLENGLNEKTLRTWLKMSTKRQLELYLPKLSIEGSYQLEKVLPKLGINDVFTSHADLTGITNHSNIQVSEMVHKAVVEVDESGTKAAAATETVFMFRSAPVSPPRVILNRPFIMLIVENFTNILFLGKVAHP, from the exons ATGGGACAGG GACGGGGCTCAGCCACAATGCCGCTCTGCCTCCTCTTCTGCCTGATGTTCCTCAGCCCGCCCGGGGCCACCCTGCACCGCCACGGCTCCCGGGAGACAAAGAAGAGGGTCAAGGAGGAACCCGTGGTCAGCACGGTGGCCCCCATGAGCGGGGACTTTGCCTTCGACCTCTACAGGGCCTTGGCTACAGCTGCCCCCGACCAGAACATCTTCTTCTCCCCTCTAAGCATCTCCGTGTCCCTGGCCATGCTGTCCCTGGGGGCCCGGTCCAACACGAAGGCACAGATTCTAGAAGGCCTGGGCCTCGGTCCCCAGATGGGCTCGGAGCAGGGGCTCCACAACTCCTTCCGCCAGCTGCTGGGGGAGCTCGCCCGGCCCAGAAACGGCCTCCAGCTGAACCTTGGCAACGCTCTGTTCATCAGCCCCACGGTGCCCGTCCAGGACGCCTTCCTGAGTGCCGCGAGGACACTGTACCTGGCAGACACTTTCCCCGCCCACTTTGGGGACCCCGCGGGGGCCCAGAAGCAGATCAACGACTACGTGGCAAAACAAACTGAAGGCAAGATTGTGGACTTAGTTAAGGACCTGGATAGTACTGAGGTCATGGTTATGgtgaattacattttctttaaag CTAAGTGGGAGACGAGCTTCGACCACAAAAACACTCATAAGCAGGACTTCCACGTGACTTCGGAGACGGTGGTGCAGGTGCCCATGATGAAGCACAAAGACCTGTATTACTACTTCCTGGACCGGAGCCTCTCCTGCCGGGTGGTGGGGGTTCCCTACCAAGGGGACGCCACCGCCCTGTTCGTTCTCCCCAGCCAGGGCAGGATGGGGCGGCTGGAGAATGGACTGAATGAGAAGACATTGAGGACGTGGCTCAAGATGTCCACAAAGAG gCAGCTTGAGCTCTACCTTCCCAAGCTCTCCATCGAGGGCTCCTACCAGCTGGAGAAAGTCCTCCCCAAGCTGGGCATCAATGACGTCTTCACCTCCCATGCTGACCTGACTGGCATCACCAACCACTCCAACATCCAGGTGTCTGAG ATGGTGCACAAGGCCGTGGTGGAGGTGGACGAGTCGGGGACCAAAGCGGCTGCAGCCACAGAGACGGTCTTCATGTTCAGGTCGGCCCCAGTTAGCCCTCCCAGGGTCATCCTCAACAGGCCCTTTATCATGCTCATTGTAGAGAACTTCACGAACATTCTCTTCCTTGGCAAAGTGGCCCACCCCTGA
- the SERPINA5 gene encoding plasma serine protease inhibitor isoform X1: MGQATMPLCLLFCLMFLSPPGATLHRHGSRETKKRVKEEPVVSTVAPMSGDFAFDLYRALATAAPDQNIFFSPLSISVSLAMLSLGARSNTKAQILEGLGLGPQMGSEQGLHNSFRQLLGELARPRNGLQLNLGNALFISPTVPVQDAFLSAARTLYLADTFPAHFGDPAGAQKQINDYVAKQTEGKIVDLVKDLDSTEVMVMVNYIFFKAKWETSFDHKNTHKQDFHVTSETVVQVPMMKHKDLYYYFLDRSLSCRVVGVPYQGDATALFVLPSQGRMGRLENGLNEKTLRTWLKMSTKRQLELYLPKLSIEGSYQLEKVLPKLGINDVFTSHADLTGITNHSNIQVSEMVHKAVVEVDESGTKAAAATETVFMFRSAPVSPPRVILNRPFIMLIVENFTNILFLGKVAHP, from the exons ATGGGACAGG CCACAATGCCGCTCTGCCTCCTCTTCTGCCTGATGTTCCTCAGCCCGCCCGGGGCCACCCTGCACCGCCACGGCTCCCGGGAGACAAAGAAGAGGGTCAAGGAGGAACCCGTGGTCAGCACGGTGGCCCCCATGAGCGGGGACTTTGCCTTCGACCTCTACAGGGCCTTGGCTACAGCTGCCCCCGACCAGAACATCTTCTTCTCCCCTCTAAGCATCTCCGTGTCCCTGGCCATGCTGTCCCTGGGGGCCCGGTCCAACACGAAGGCACAGATTCTAGAAGGCCTGGGCCTCGGTCCCCAGATGGGCTCGGAGCAGGGGCTCCACAACTCCTTCCGCCAGCTGCTGGGGGAGCTCGCCCGGCCCAGAAACGGCCTCCAGCTGAACCTTGGCAACGCTCTGTTCATCAGCCCCACGGTGCCCGTCCAGGACGCCTTCCTGAGTGCCGCGAGGACACTGTACCTGGCAGACACTTTCCCCGCCCACTTTGGGGACCCCGCGGGGGCCCAGAAGCAGATCAACGACTACGTGGCAAAACAAACTGAAGGCAAGATTGTGGACTTAGTTAAGGACCTGGATAGTACTGAGGTCATGGTTATGgtgaattacattttctttaaag CTAAGTGGGAGACGAGCTTCGACCACAAAAACACTCATAAGCAGGACTTCCACGTGACTTCGGAGACGGTGGTGCAGGTGCCCATGATGAAGCACAAAGACCTGTATTACTACTTCCTGGACCGGAGCCTCTCCTGCCGGGTGGTGGGGGTTCCCTACCAAGGGGACGCCACCGCCCTGTTCGTTCTCCCCAGCCAGGGCAGGATGGGGCGGCTGGAGAATGGACTGAATGAGAAGACATTGAGGACGTGGCTCAAGATGTCCACAAAGAG gCAGCTTGAGCTCTACCTTCCCAAGCTCTCCATCGAGGGCTCCTACCAGCTGGAGAAAGTCCTCCCCAAGCTGGGCATCAATGACGTCTTCACCTCCCATGCTGACCTGACTGGCATCACCAACCACTCCAACATCCAGGTGTCTGAG ATGGTGCACAAGGCCGTGGTGGAGGTGGACGAGTCGGGGACCAAAGCGGCTGCAGCCACAGAGACGGTCTTCATGTTCAGGTCGGCCCCAGTTAGCCCTCCCAGGGTCATCCTCAACAGGCCCTTTATCATGCTCATTGTAGAGAACTTCACGAACATTCTCTTCCTTGGCAAAGTGGCCCACCCCTGA
- the SERPINA4 gene encoding kallistatin, translated as MFLGFLWLSDSRPGGHTRTDPLTAQKMHLASHLLLLLAGLLVASHGQLLPEHNSQGHTGSPHPEAPSTGEGFPSLKIAPGNTVFALRFYHLMASQSPGSNIFFSPLSISASYAMLSLGARSHSQTQILEGLGFNLTEVSESDIHQGFRHLLHTLHLPGDRLEMHTGSALFLSQELPILPGFLNDSVAFYDSKLFLTNFHDSVSTTQLINDHVKEETQGKIVDLVSDLSTDIAMVLVNYIYFKALWEKPFVLSLTTPQDFYVDENTVVKVPMMLQDTEDHWYLHDKYLPCSVLRMDYKGNAMALFILPNRGKMKQVEEALTPEILKRWMSLLQKRYFYRKLELHFPKFSVSGSYNLDQILPMLGFVDVFSQQADLSGITEERKLQVSKSFHKAILEVDEAGTQAAAATGSFTTFLSARRSRGVLWFNRPFLVVIFSTDTQSILFLGKVVNPTKP; from the exons ATGTTCCTGGGCTTCCTCTGGCTCTCAGACAGCCGCCCGGGGGGCCACACCAGGACCGACC CCCTGACAGCGCAGAAGATGCATCTTGCCAGCCACCTGCTCCTCCTTCTGGCTGGACTGTTGGTCGCATCTCACGGCCAGCTCCTCCCTGAACACAACAGCCAGGGTCACACGGGCAGCCCCCATCCGGAAGCTCCAAGCACAGGGGAGGGCTTCCCCAGCCTCAAGATTGCCCCGGGAAATACAGTCTTTGCTCTCCGCTTCTACCACCTGATGGCTTCCCAGAGCCCCGGGAGCAACATCTTCTTTTCCCCGCTGAGCATCTCCGCCTCCTACGCCATGCTGTCCCTGGGCGCCCGCTCACACAGCCAGACCCAGATCCTCGAGGGTCTGGGCTTCAACCTCACGGAGGTGTCTGAGTCGGACATCCACCAGGGCTTCCGGCACCTCCTGCACACCCTCCACCTCCCGGGAGACAGGCTGGAGATGCACACGGGCAGCGCCCTGTTCCTTAGCCAGGAGCTGCCCATCCTTCCGGGATTTCTCAATGACAGTGTGGCCTTCTATGACTCCAAATTATTCCTCACCAACTTCCACGACTCTGTGAGTACCACCCAGCTGATCAATGACCATGTCAAGGAGGAAACTCAAGGGAAGATTGTGGATTTGGTCAGCGACCTGAGCACAGACATCGCGATGGTGCTGGTGAATTACATTTACTTCAAAG CTCTGTGGGAGAAACCATTCGTTCTCTCGTTGACCACTCCCCAAGACTTCTACGTTGATGAGAATACAGTAGTCAAGGTGCCTATGATGCTGCAAGACACAGAGGACCACTGGTATCTTCATGACAAATACTTGCCCTGCTCAGTCCTGCGGATGGATTACAAAGGAAACGCGATGGCCCTTTTCATCCTTCCTAACCGAGGGAAAATGAAGCAGGTGGAGGAAGCCTTGACTCCAGAGATACTAAAAAGGTGGATGAGCTTGCTTCAGAAGAG GTACTTTTACAGGAAGCTCGAGTTGCATTTCCCCAAGTTCTCCGTTTCTGGCTCCTATAATTTAGATCAGATTTTGCCCATGCTGGGCTTTGTGGACGTGTTCTCACAGCAGGCTGACTTGTCCGGCATCACCGAAGAGCGAAAGCTGCAGGTGTCAAAG AGTTTCCACAAAGCCATTCTGGAGGTGGACGAGGCTGGCACCCAGGCTGCAGCGGCCACTGGCAGCTTCACCACCTTTCTGTCTGCCCGTCGCAGTCGCGGAGTCCTCTGGTTCAACCGGCCCTTCCTTGTGGTGATCTTTTCCACCGATACCCAGAGCATCCTCTTTCTGGGCAAGGTTGTCAACCCCACGAAACCATAG